A genome region from Arachis duranensis cultivar V14167 chromosome 8, aradu.V14167.gnm2.J7QH, whole genome shotgun sequence includes the following:
- the LOC107460583 gene encoding transcriptional corepressor SEUSS, with amino-acid sequence MGPPGPPTQIGSAQSVTPSLLRSNSGMLGAQGGPMPSQTSFPSLVSPRTQFNNMNILGNMSNVTSMLNQSFPNGVPNPGISGPGSSQRGVVDTGAETDPLSSVGNGMSFSNSASSFVQSNMVNAGSSVQGQGQQFSNPSNNQLLPDQQHSQQMEPQNFQHGQQPMQQFSAPLNTQQQQQQQHFQSMRGGVGGMGPVKLEPQVSNDQLGQQQQQQIQSLRNLAPVKLEPQQIQSTRTLAQVKMEPQHSDQPLFLHHQQQQQQQQQQQQQLQQQQLLHMSRQSSQAAAAQMNLLHQQRLLQFQHQQQQQLLKAMPQQRPQLPQQFQQQNMPIRSPVKPGYEPGMCARRLTHYMYQQQHRPEDNNIEFWRKFVAEYFAPNAKKKWCLSMYGSGRQTTGVFPQDVWHCEICNRKPGRGFEATVEVLPRLFKIKYESGTLEELLYVDMPREYHNSSGQIVLDYAKAIQESVFEQLRVVRDGQLRIVFSPDLKICSWEFCARRHEELIPRRLLIPQVSQLGAVAQKYQAFTQNATPNVSAPELQNNCNMFVASARQLAKALEVPLVNDLGYTKRYVRCLQISEVVNSMKDLIDYSRETGTGPMESLAKFPRRTSGSSGIHNQGQQHEDRLQQQPEQQQQMVAHNSNGDQNSVQAGAMQIASSNGMVSVNNTANSASASTTTSTIVGLLHQNSMNSRQQSSMNNSGSPYGSSSVQIPSPGSSSTVPPAQPNSSPFQSPTPSSSNIPPQTSHPTTLTSANHIGATNSSGNMSLQHQQSPLSGEADPSDAQSSVQKIIHEMMMSSQMNGTGGMVGVGSLGNDVKNVNGILPVNTNTGLNGGNGMVSNGAMNSNSGVGIGSYGTMGIGQSGMPNGMRAAMGNNSVMNGRGGMASIARDQAMNHQQDLSNQLLSGLGAVNSFNNLQFDWKPSP; translated from the exons ATGGGACCTCCAGGACCACCCACTCAAATTGGTAGTGCTCAGTCTGTGACGCCTTCTCTTTTGAGATCGAATTCTGGAATGTTAGGGGCTCAAGGGGGCCCCATGCCTTCGCagacttctttcccttctcttGTGTCGCCACGCACTCAGTTCAACAACATGAACATTCTAGGAAACATGTCTAATGTAACTTCCATGCTGAATCAATCTTTCCCCAACGGAGTTCCAAATCCTGGGATCTCGGGTCCTGGAAGTAGCCAGCGAGGAGTTGTTGATACTGGAGCCGAAACAGATCCGCTGTCAAGTGTTGGCAATGGAATGAGCTTCAGTAATTCCGCATCCTCGTTCGTACAGTCAAATATGGTGAATGCTGGTTCTTCTGTTCAAGGTCAAGGTCAACAATTTTCAAATCCATCTAATAACCAGCTGTTGCCAGATCAGCAGCATTCACAACAGATGGAACCTCAGAATTTCCAACATGGTCAGCAGCCAATGCAGCAGTTCTCTGCTCCTCTGAATACGCAGCagcaacagcagcagcagcattTTCAATCAATGAGAGGAGGGGTAGGTGGTATGGGACCGGTAAAGTTGGAGCCGCAGGTAAGCAATGACCAACTTGGTCAGCAGCAACAGCAGCAAATACAATCGTTGAGGAATCTTGCTCCAGTGAAATTGGAACCACAGCAAATTCAATCAACTCGAACACTAGCCCAAGTGAAAATGGAGCCCCAGCATTCTGATCAACCATTATTTTTGCATCACCAGcaacaacagcagcagcaacaacaacagcaacaacaactacAACAGCAGCAGCTCCTCCACATGTCAAGACAATCCTCTCAGGCTGCTGCTGCTCAGATGAATCTTCTGCACCAGCAGAGGCTTTTGCAATTTCAACACCAGCAGCAGCAACAACTCTTGAAAGCAATGCCTCAACAACGGCCTCAACTGCCACAGCAGTTTCAACAGCAGAATATGCCCATAAGGTCTCCTGTGAAACCAGGATATGAACCCGGAATGTGTGCTAGGCGGCTTACACATTACATGTATCAGCAACAGCATAGACCTGAA GATAACAATATTGAGTTCTGGAGGAAGTTTGTTGCTGAGTATTTTGCTCCTAATGCCAAGAAGAAGTGGTGTCTTTCTATGTATGGAAGTGGCAGACAAACGACTGGAGTTTTCCCTCAG GATGTCTGGCACTGTGAAATATGTAATCGCAAACCTGGTCGTGGGTTCG AAGCAACTGTTGAGGTTCTTCCTAggcttttcaaaataaagtatGAAAGTGGCACTTTGGAAGAGCTGCTTTATGTTGACATGCCCCGTGAATATCATAATTCATCTGGGCAGATTGTTCTAGATTATGCAAAAGCAATACAGGAAAGTGTTTTTGAGCAACTTCGTGTTGTTCGTGATGGTCAACTTCGAATAGTTTTCTCCCCAGACCTGAAG ATATGCTCTTGGGAATTTTGTGCTAGGCGCCATGAAGAACTCATTCCTAGAAGATTGTTAATACCTCAG gtTAGTCAGCTTGGAGCGGTTGCTCAAAAGTACCAGGCCTTTACACAAAATGCTACACCAAATGTGTCAGCTCCAGAGTTGCAAAATAACTGCAATAT GTTTGTTGCATCCGCCCGTCAATTGGCTAAAGCTTTGGAAGTTCCATTAGTAAATGATTTAGGATATACAAAGAGATATGTGCGCTGCCTACAG ATATCAGAAGTGGTAAATAGTATGAAGGACTTGATAGATTACAGCAGAGAAACAGGGACTGGACCCATGG AGAGCTTAGCCAAATTCCCTCGGAGAACAAGTGGATCATCTGGAATTCATAATCAAGGACAACAACATGAAGATAGATTACAGCAGCAACCGGAACAGCAACAGCAAATGGTGGCCCATAACTCAAATGGTGATCAAAACTCAGTGCAAGCTGGTGCCATGCAAATCGCTTCCAGCAATGGTATGGTCAGTGTAAATAACACTGCCAACTCTGCATCTGCATCGACCACCACAAGCACCATTGTTGGACTTCTCCACCAGAACTCAATGAATTCTAGACAACAAAGTTCAATGAACAATTCTGGCAGTCCCTATGGAAGCAGTTCTGTTCAGATTCCATCCCCAGGTTCCTCGAGCACTGTTCCACCGGCCCAGCCTAACTCATCGCCTTTCCAATCACCTACACCATCTTCCTCCAATATTCCCCCACAAACATCTCACCCCACCACCTTAACGTCTGCCAATCACATAGGCGCAACAAACTCATCGGGTAACATGTCCTTGCAACATCAGCAATCACCTCTCTCTGGTGAGGCAGACCCGAGTGATGCTCAGAGCTCCGTACAGAAAATAATACATGAGATGATGATGTCCTCCCAGATGAATGGCACAGGTGGAATGGTAGGTGTTGGTTCTCTTGGGAATGACGTGAAGAACGTAAATGGTATTCTGCCGGTGAATACCAATACGGGGCTCAATGGTGGCAATGGCATGGTAAGCAATGGTGCGATGAACAGTAATTCCGGCGTTGGGATTGGTAGTTACGGCACAATGGGTATCGGTCAATCCGGTATGCCTAATGGAATGAGAGCTGCTATGGGAAATAATTCTGTCATGAATGGAAGAGGAGGAATGGCCTCAATCGCGAGGGATCAAGCCATGAACCATCAGCAGGATTTGTCAAATCAACTACTTAGCGGTCTAGGAGCAGTAAATAGTTTTAATAATCTTCAATTTGATTGGAAACCATCTCCATAA
- the LOC107460586 gene encoding thioredoxin M-type, chloroplastic, with the protein MALENCLRLSTTVGTARIQCLSPLSSRKKLVFSSYRGFNKSMLHSTVSNSNPSLYSTAGTSRKSSFVCNAREKVNEVQVVTDSSWNKLVIGSETPVLVEFWAPWCGPCRMIAPIIDELAKEYAGKIACYKINTDDCPNIATQYGIRSIPTVLFFKNGEKKESVIGAVPKSTLSATLDKYVDI; encoded by the exons ATGGCCTTGGAGAACTGTTTAAGATTAAGTACCACAGTAGGAACAGCAAGAATTCAATGTCTTTCTCCATTGTCTTCAAGGAAGAAACTTGTTTTTTCATCTTACAGAGGATTTAACAAGTCCATGCTACATTCAACAGTATCAAATTCAAATCCATCTCTTTACTCAACTGCTGGTACCTCTAGAAAATCCTCTTTTGTTTGCAATGCTCGTGAAAAGGTAAATGAAG TGCAAGTAGTGACAGACTCAAGCTGGAACAAACTTGTGATAGGAAGTGAAACACCAGTGCTGGTTGAGTTTTGGGCACCATGGTGTGGTCCATGCAGGATGATAGCACCCATCATTGATGAGCTGGCAAAAGAATATGCTGGCAAGATAGCATGCTACAAGATTAACACCGATGACTGTCCCAACATAGCCACACAGTACGGCATCAGAAGCATTCCTACTGTTCTCTTCTTCAAGAatggagagaagaaagagagcgTCATTGGTGCAGTCCCCAAGTCCACTTTGTCAGCAACACTTGATAAATATGTTGACATTTGA